The Coriobacteriia bacterium genome includes a region encoding these proteins:
- the acsB gene encoding acetyl-CoA decarbonylase/synthase complex subunit alpha/beta, translating into MSKIIASAAIRGAHSIVGKAEATLAKVKEAHGAEHAVEFPNTAYYLPVVYGLTGEKVEKLSDMDRVLAIARDLLPEAPSEHLWLPYLGGTLDAGIATLLAEECIEAMTYVTDDPPPVTDLWLGAADDVIMRAKGVEFVDGSAPGFAAVVGAAPDNATAVRLAREMQEKMLYVFMAGHDGGVAFGEQLAAEDIQLGWDSRLVPFGKEVYSQIYSVGFATRAAMAFGGVQPGDYERILAYNKSRVFAFVLALGEVTDEWYATAAGAISYGFPTIATSDIPQILPTGVCTYEHVVSNIGCDELVQKAVEVRGLKIKVIDMPIPVSYGPAFEGERVRREDTHAEAGGQKSTAFELLRTRDAAEVTDGRIEVIGPELDELEEGALVPLGIVVDVAGRKMQSDFEPVIERQFHHLMNFAEGVLHMGQRDLIWLRISKAAKEKGFRFHHLGDLLHAKLLDEFDAIVDKVQVTIYTEQAKVDEMIVEARAIYDVRDERMAGLNDDTVDVFYSCSLCQSFAPNHLCVVTPERLGLCGAYNWLDAKASNELKPTGPNQPITKGALLEERLGQWSGVNEFIWEKSGRTIERMSCYSLMTDPMTSCGCFMCIIALLPMCNGVMIVNREFAGMTPSGMKFSTLAGMIGGGVQAPGFMGVGRGYLTSRKLLYAEGGLSRVVWMPKELKETIASSLKPRMEEMGDPGFLDKICDETIAETEDAVLEFLTSVNHPALSMDPLF; encoded by the coding sequence GTGTCTAAGATCATCGCCTCCGCCGCGATCCGCGGCGCTCACAGCATCGTCGGCAAGGCCGAGGCCACGCTCGCAAAGGTCAAGGAGGCGCACGGCGCCGAGCACGCTGTCGAGTTCCCCAACACCGCCTACTACCTCCCCGTCGTCTACGGTTTGACGGGCGAGAAGGTCGAGAAGCTCTCGGACATGGACCGCGTACTCGCCATCGCGCGCGACCTTCTTCCCGAGGCCCCCTCGGAGCACCTGTGGCTGCCCTACCTCGGAGGCACGCTCGACGCCGGCATCGCCACGCTGCTGGCCGAGGAGTGCATCGAGGCCATGACCTACGTCACCGACGATCCGCCCCCGGTGACCGACCTGTGGCTCGGCGCCGCGGACGACGTCATCATGCGCGCCAAGGGCGTCGAGTTCGTCGACGGCTCGGCTCCCGGTTTCGCCGCCGTGGTCGGCGCCGCTCCCGACAACGCGACCGCGGTCAGACTCGCCCGGGAGATGCAGGAGAAGATGCTCTACGTCTTCATGGCCGGTCACGACGGCGGTGTCGCGTTCGGAGAGCAACTCGCCGCCGAGGACATCCAGCTCGGATGGGACTCCCGTCTCGTCCCGTTCGGCAAGGAGGTCTACAGCCAGATCTACTCCGTCGGCTTCGCCACCCGTGCCGCCATGGCGTTCGGCGGCGTCCAGCCGGGCGACTACGAGCGCATCCTGGCCTACAACAAGAGCCGCGTCTTCGCGTTCGTGCTCGCGCTCGGAGAGGTCACCGACGAGTGGTACGCGACCGCGGCCGGCGCCATCAGCTACGGCTTCCCGACCATAGCCACGAGCGACATCCCGCAGATCCTGCCCACCGGCGTGTGCACCTACGAGCACGTGGTGTCCAACATCGGCTGCGACGAGCTCGTGCAGAAGGCCGTCGAGGTCCGCGGTCTGAAGATCAAGGTCATCGACATGCCCATCCCGGTGAGCTACGGTCCCGCGTTCGAGGGCGAGCGCGTGCGCCGCGAGGACACCCATGCCGAGGCCGGCGGCCAGAAGAGCACCGCCTTCGAACTTCTGCGCACCCGCGACGCTGCCGAGGTCACGGACGGCAGGATCGAGGTCATCGGGCCGGAGCTCGACGAACTCGAAGAGGGCGCGCTCGTCCCGCTCGGCATCGTCGTGGACGTGGCCGGCCGCAAGATGCAGTCCGACTTCGAGCCGGTCATCGAGCGCCAGTTTCACCACCTCATGAACTTCGCGGAGGGCGTTCTCCACATGGGGCAGCGCGACCTGATCTGGCTGCGCATCAGCAAGGCGGCGAAGGAGAAGGGTTTCCGGTTCCACCACCTCGGCGACCTCCTGCACGCCAAGCTGCTCGACGAGTTCGACGCCATCGTCGACAAGGTGCAGGTCACGATCTACACCGAGCAGGCCAAGGTCGACGAGATGATCGTCGAGGCGCGCGCGATCTACGACGTACGCGACGAGCGGATGGCGGGCCTCAACGACGACACCGTCGACGTCTTCTACTCGTGCTCGCTGTGCCAGAGCTTCGCGCCCAACCATCTCTGCGTGGTGACGCCCGAGCGTCTCGGCCTGTGCGGCGCCTACAACTGGCTCGACGCCAAGGCGAGCAACGAACTCAAGCCCACCGGCCCCAACCAGCCCATCACGAAGGGCGCGCTCCTCGAGGAGCGCCTCGGTCAGTGGTCCGGGGTCAACGAGTTCATCTGGGAGAAGTCGGGCCGCACGATCGAGAGGATGAGCTGCTACTCCCTCATGACCGACCCGATGACGAGCTGCGGCTGCTTCATGTGCATCATCGCCCTCCTGCCGATGTGCAACGGCGTGATGATCGTGAACAGGGAGTTCGCCGGCATGACCCCGTCGGGCATGAAGTTCTCCACGCTCGCCGGCATGATCGGCGGCGGAGTGCAGGCGCCGGGCTTCATGGGCGTGGGCCGCGGATACCTTACGAGCCGCAAGCTCCTCTACGCCGAGGGCGGCCTGTCGCGCGTGGTCTGGATGCCCAAGGAGCTCAAGGAGACGATAGCGTCCTCTCTCAAGCCCCGCATGGAGGAGATGGGCGATCCCGGCTTCCTCGACAAGATCTGTGACGAGACCATCGCCGAGACCGAGGACGCCGTGCTCGAGTTCCTCACGAGCGTGAACCACCCCGCCCTTTCCATGGACCCGCTCTTCTAG
- the acsC gene encoding acetyl-CoA decarbonylase/synthase complex subunit gamma has translation MALSGIEIFKQLPKTNCGDCGVPTCLAFAMKLAQGQAELAACPHISDEAKAALASAAAPPMRAVTVGKGDAAFTVGEETVVFRHDRTFVNPCAIGVSVDASAADEGIDAVVAQAEAASFERVQQHLACGFVAVRGDGDAARYKAAVERVMSKTSLPLVLMTEDAAEAGAALESAAAAGRPLLCAATAANADAMIELAKRHSCPLVVRGDGLAEVAALTAKAKAAGVEDLVIDSAPKTAGAALRDAVFARRCALVKKFAELGYPTICFPCDLAGGDAMLETAYAAVDVAKYGSIIVLSGAEPWRMLPLLVLRQNIFTDPQRPMQAESKIYAINDPGPEAPFLVTTNFSLTYFIVSSEIEGGRMPAYLGIVDAEGLSVLTAWAAGKFVPERIAKFVKDTGIAETVSHREIIIPGAVAQISGELAEELDGWTVTVGPYEAAELPAFLKRRAG, from the coding sequence ATGGCTCTCAGCGGCATCGAGATATTCAAACAGCTCCCCAAGACCAACTGCGGCGACTGCGGTGTTCCCACCTGCCTGGCTTTCGCCATGAAGCTCGCGCAGGGCCAGGCTGAGCTCGCTGCGTGCCCCCACATCTCCGACGAGGCGAAGGCAGCCCTGGCCTCGGCGGCGGCGCCGCCCATGCGCGCCGTGACGGTGGGCAAGGGCGACGCGGCGTTCACCGTGGGCGAGGAGACCGTCGTCTTCCGGCACGATCGGACCTTCGTCAACCCGTGCGCGATCGGCGTGAGCGTCGACGCGAGTGCGGCCGACGAAGGGATCGACGCCGTGGTCGCACAGGCCGAAGCGGCGAGCTTCGAGCGCGTCCAGCAGCACCTGGCCTGCGGGTTCGTGGCCGTGCGCGGCGACGGCGATGCCGCCCGCTACAAGGCGGCCGTCGAGCGCGTGATGTCGAAGACGTCCCTGCCGCTCGTGCTGATGACCGAAGACGCCGCCGAGGCGGGGGCCGCTCTGGAATCCGCCGCCGCCGCCGGGCGCCCGCTCCTGTGTGCTGCGACCGCCGCGAACGCCGACGCCATGATCGAGTTGGCCAAGCGGCACTCCTGCCCTCTCGTGGTCCGCGGCGACGGGCTGGCCGAAGTGGCCGCGCTCACCGCCAAGGCGAAAGCGGCCGGCGTCGAGGACCTCGTCATCGACAGCGCTCCGAAGACCGCCGGCGCTGCCCTGCGCGACGCGGTGTTCGCGCGCCGCTGCGCGCTCGTCAAGAAGTTCGCGGAGCTCGGCTATCCCACCATCTGCTTCCCCTGCGACCTCGCCGGCGGCGACGCCATGCTCGAGACGGCGTACGCCGCTGTGGATGTCGCCAAGTACGGCAGCATCATCGTCCTGTCGGGCGCGGAGCCGTGGCGGATGCTTCCCCTGCTGGTCCTGCGTCAGAACATCTTCACCGATCCGCAGCGCCCGATGCAGGCCGAGTCGAAGATCTACGCCATCAACGATCCCGGGCCGGAGGCACCCTTCCTCGTCACCACCAACTTCTCGCTCACGTACTTCATCGTCTCCTCGGAGATAGAGGGCGGGAGGATGCCGGCCTACCTCGGCATCGTCGATGCGGAGGGCCTGTCGGTCCTCACCGCGTGGGCGGCCGGCAAGTTCGTCCCGGAGCGGATAGCCAAGTTCGTCAAGGACACCGGCATCGCCGAGACGGTCTCGCATCGCGAGATCATCATCCCCGGCGCCGTCGCCCAGATCAGTGGCGAGCTCGCGGAGGAACTTGACGGGTGGACCGTGACCGTGGGTCCCTACGAGGCGGCCGAGCTGCCGGCCTTCCTCAAGAGACGTGCCGGCTAA
- a CDS encoding FAD-dependent oxidoreductase — MAAQKTGGSLDWSPMPPTVFAPCRSKCPAHVDVPGYITAIAEGRFTDALEIVLERNPLPSVCGRICLRPCEEGCRRCLLDEPVAIAMLKRAAADFGAYQHPKPRALRKESVAVVGSGPAGLTVAHDLAAQGLRVTIIEAKPKLGGMLRYGIPEYRLPGKALDRDISHILSLGVEVRTGVKVGADVTLARLGEEHDAVVVTAGLQSSRVLEIPGAHLPRVLAALPFLEAAACGERTGIGKRVVVVGGGNVAMDVARTARRLGAAQVDVVCLESAEEMPASRQEVEEARLEGVGVHCSWGPREILGEEDVSALDVVRCTSVFDEDRRFSPVFDESETRRFEADTVIFATGQGADIGDLGIETTPRGGAVIDPQTMKTSIEGVYAAGDVVTGPTKVIDAIAEGHRVAACVIRDLTGDTALLDGLDQESDTLGEVPESMRYKVVTRRRVQMERLEFYEAVGTFDEIEAGYTEYEAAREAQRCLGCTTGARLVREKCASCLTCVRVCPHNAPNVKYRGYLIFDAEACHACGACASQCPAHAINIEGHSEEEMDRRVETVLAGSAGDATMQFACGCTPLLPELGLSDPRTLTVTCLLRVSEATVLRALQHGAGRVVFTGCVEVNCRYPYARELVARREADIRALLRQMGMDDALIVPEATDEDEGVHLR; from the coding sequence ATGGCGGCGCAGAAGACCGGTGGATCGCTCGACTGGTCTCCCATGCCGCCCACTGTCTTCGCGCCATGCCGCTCGAAGTGCCCGGCGCACGTCGACGTCCCGGGCTACATCACCGCGATCGCCGAAGGCCGGTTCACGGATGCGCTCGAGATCGTGCTCGAGCGCAACCCTCTTCCGAGCGTGTGCGGGCGTATCTGCCTGCGTCCTTGCGAGGAGGGCTGTAGGCGCTGTCTGCTCGACGAACCGGTCGCCATCGCCATGCTCAAGCGAGCGGCGGCCGATTTCGGCGCCTACCAGCACCCCAAGCCTCGGGCCCTGCGCAAGGAGTCGGTCGCGGTGGTGGGCTCAGGCCCCGCGGGCCTGACCGTCGCGCACGACCTGGCCGCCCAAGGCCTTCGCGTGACCATCATCGAAGCCAAGCCCAAGCTCGGAGGCATGCTCCGATACGGCATCCCCGAGTACCGCCTGCCCGGCAAGGCCCTCGACCGGGACATCAGCCACATCCTCTCGCTGGGGGTGGAGGTGCGCACCGGCGTCAAGGTCGGAGCAGACGTGACGCTGGCGCGACTCGGCGAGGAGCACGACGCCGTCGTGGTGACCGCCGGTCTCCAGAGCAGCCGCGTCCTGGAGATCCCCGGCGCCCACCTGCCGCGGGTCCTGGCCGCGCTGCCGTTCCTGGAGGCGGCGGCGTGCGGAGAGAGGACCGGCATCGGGAAGCGCGTCGTCGTGGTGGGCGGCGGTAACGTGGCGATGGACGTGGCGCGCACGGCCCGACGGCTCGGCGCGGCGCAGGTCGATGTCGTCTGTCTCGAGAGCGCAGAGGAGATGCCCGCCTCGCGACAGGAGGTCGAGGAGGCGAGGCTCGAGGGCGTCGGGGTGCACTGTTCGTGGGGTCCGCGCGAGATCTTGGGCGAAGAGGATGTCTCCGCTCTCGACGTGGTCCGGTGCACGTCGGTCTTCGATGAGGACCGGCGGTTCTCGCCTGTGTTCGACGAGAGCGAGACGCGTCGCTTCGAGGCCGACACCGTCATCTTCGCCACGGGGCAGGGCGCCGACATCGGCGATCTCGGCATCGAGACCACGCCGCGCGGAGGTGCGGTCATAGACCCGCAGACCATGAAGACGTCGATCGAAGGTGTCTACGCCGCCGGAGACGTGGTGACGGGCCCGACCAAGGTCATCGACGCCATCGCCGAAGGCCACCGGGTGGCCGCGTGCGTGATACGGGACCTGACCGGGGACACCGCGTTGCTCGACGGGCTCGACCAGGAGAGCGACACGCTGGGCGAGGTGCCCGAGAGCATGCGGTACAAGGTCGTGACCCGCAGGCGCGTCCAGATGGAGAGGCTCGAGTTCTACGAGGCCGTCGGCACTTTCGACGAGATCGAAGCAGGCTACACCGAATACGAGGCCGCCCGCGAGGCCCAGAGGTGCCTCGGCTGCACGACCGGCGCTCGGCTGGTGCGTGAGAAGTGCGCGTCGTGCCTCACCTGCGTGCGCGTGTGCCCCCACAACGCGCCCAACGTGAAGTACCGCGGCTATCTGATCTTCGACGCGGAGGCGTGCCACGCGTGCGGCGCCTGCGCGTCGCAGTGTCCGGCGCACGCCATCAACATCGAGGGCCACTCGGAAGAGGAGATGGATCGCCGCGTCGAGACGGTCCTGGCCGGCAGCGCCGGCGACGCGACCATGCAGTTCGCCTGCGGGTGCACGCCTCTCCTCCCCGAGCTGGGCTTGAGCGACCCGCGGACCCTGACGGTCACATGTCTGCTCCGCGTGAGCGAGGCGACGGTGCTCCGCGCGCTCCAGCACGGAGCTGGACGAGTGGTCTTCACCGGTTGCGTCGAGGTCAACTGCCGCTATCCCTACGCGCGCGAACTGGTCGCGCGCCGGGAGGCCGACATCCGTGCGCTGCTCAGGCAGATGGGGATGGATGACGCCCTCATCGTCCCCGAGGCGACCGACGAGGACGAAGGAGTGCACCTGAGATGA
- a CDS encoding methylenetetrahydrofolate reductase C-terminal domain-containing protein: MIVVRAKPLEEVFDMVVAHERVLLVGCNTCAAVSLAGGEMEVATLVEALRLMAARRGRAIEFTGSVLQRQCEPEFLEELGDEGYDAVLSLGCGAGVALLSDTTKVPVYPALDTMFIGAAKGFASWQAECSACGQCVLGRTAGICPITRCAKGIMNGPCGGVKDGRCELGDRDCAWVLIYERLEAQGRLGEFGRFGEAKDHSVRSKCDVWDMSDKGGEPK; encoded by the coding sequence ATGATCGTGGTGCGCGCGAAACCTCTCGAGGAGGTCTTCGACATGGTCGTCGCTCACGAGCGAGTCCTTCTCGTGGGCTGCAACACGTGCGCCGCCGTCTCCTTGGCCGGCGGGGAGATGGAGGTCGCCACGCTCGTCGAGGCGCTCCGCTTGATGGCCGCGCGCCGCGGCCGCGCGATCGAGTTCACCGGCTCGGTCCTGCAGCGCCAGTGCGAGCCCGAGTTCCTCGAGGAGCTCGGGGACGAGGGGTACGACGCCGTGCTCTCGCTGGGGTGCGGCGCGGGCGTGGCCCTGCTCTCCGACACCACGAAGGTTCCGGTGTATCCGGCGCTCGACACCATGTTCATCGGCGCGGCCAAGGGATTCGCCTCGTGGCAGGCCGAGTGTTCGGCATGCGGCCAGTGCGTGCTCGGCCGCACCGCCGGCATCTGCCCGATCACGCGTTGCGCGAAGGGCATCATGAACGGCCCGTGCGGCGGCGTGAAGGACGGCCGCTGCGAGCTTGGCGACCGCGACTGCGCCTGGGTGCTCATCTACGAGCGTCTCGAGGCCCAAGGCCGCCTCGGCGAGTTCGGGCGGTTCGGCGAGGCGAAGGACCACTCCGTCCGCTCGAAGTGCGACGTGTGGGACATGAGCGACAAGGGGGGTGAGCCGAAGTGA
- a CDS encoding methylenetetrahydrofolate reductase, with the protein MTLREALESGEFVVTSEVGPPKGTDISEMLSAAEMLRGRVHALNVTDNQAAVMRLCTLAACVHLKERGFDPVLQVTCRDRNRLAMQSDLLGAASFGITNVLALTGDHVAVGDHPQAKPVFDLESVQLLEAIRALRSGHDLAGNELHGTPEFFAGAVVTPDAHPLAPQLAKFEKKVAAGARYFQTQAVYDPATFRGFMEYAHGLGAKVLAGLVILRSARMARFMTKNIPGISVPQPLIDELDRAEDPVAVGVEIAARFITQTRDVCDGVHMMAVGAEHLVPRVLDAAGLEGVST; encoded by the coding sequence GTGACGTTGCGGGAAGCGCTGGAGTCCGGCGAGTTCGTCGTGACCTCCGAGGTCGGCCCGCCCAAGGGGACCGACATCTCGGAGATGCTCTCCGCCGCCGAGATGTTGCGCGGCCGCGTGCACGCGCTCAACGTCACCGACAACCAGGCGGCTGTCATGCGCCTGTGCACCTTGGCGGCCTGCGTCCATCTCAAGGAGCGCGGCTTCGATCCGGTGCTGCAGGTGACCTGTCGAGACCGCAACCGGCTAGCGATGCAGTCGGACCTTCTCGGCGCAGCCTCCTTCGGCATCACGAACGTGCTCGCGCTGACCGGCGATCACGTTGCTGTCGGGGATCATCCGCAGGCCAAGCCGGTCTTCGATCTCGAGTCCGTGCAGCTCCTGGAGGCGATCAGGGCGCTGCGGTCCGGTCACGACCTGGCCGGCAACGAGCTGCACGGCACGCCGGAGTTCTTCGCCGGCGCCGTCGTCACCCCTGACGCTCACCCGCTCGCGCCGCAGCTCGCCAAGTTCGAGAAGAAGGTGGCCGCCGGCGCGCGCTACTTCCAGACCCAGGCGGTCTACGACCCGGCGACGTTCCGCGGGTTCATGGAGTATGCGCACGGACTCGGCGCGAAGGTGCTCGCCGGCCTCGTCATCCTGCGCTCGGCGCGGATGGCACGCTTCATGACCAAGAACATCCCCGGCATCTCGGTGCCCCAGCCGCTCATCGACGAGCTCGATCGCGCGGAGGACCCCGTCGCCGTCGGCGTCGAGATAGCGGCCCGCTTCATCACTCAGACGCGCGATGTGTGCGACGGTGTCCACATGATGGCCGTGGGAGCCGAGCACCTCGTCCCCAGGGTGCTCGACGCGGCCGGGCTCGAAGGGGTGAGCACGTGA
- a CDS encoding AAA family ATPase, whose protein sequence is MKVAVSGKGGVGKTTLAAGLALLFAEAGRRVIAIDADPDANLAMALGATPEAAAACVPLVEEDELIEERTGAAPGRGGMFILDPDVSDVVERCGVTFNGVTMLKMGTVERGGSGCMCSEGTFLKAFMRDLLVDRDDVAILDMEAGIEHLGRGTAEAVDVLIVVIEPGGRSVQTARQVRALAADIGIRDVVAVANKVRDADDAVFVRDALGDIPLLGTMPLCEGVRVADREGRPSYHADPALDEALSDIAGALAARVDW, encoded by the coding sequence GTGAAAGTAGCGGTCTCGGGCAAGGGCGGCGTCGGCAAGACCACACTCGCGGCGGGCCTCGCGCTGCTCTTCGCGGAGGCGGGCAGGCGGGTCATCGCCATCGATGCGGACCCCGACGCCAACCTCGCCATGGCCCTCGGCGCCACGCCCGAGGCCGCCGCGGCGTGCGTGCCGCTCGTCGAGGAGGACGAGCTCATCGAGGAGCGCACCGGCGCGGCCCCCGGCAGGGGCGGCATGTTCATCCTCGATCCCGACGTCTCCGACGTCGTCGAGCGCTGCGGCGTCACCTTCAACGGCGTGACCATGCTCAAGATGGGGACGGTGGAGCGCGGCGGTTCGGGATGCATGTGCTCGGAAGGCACCTTCCTCAAGGCGTTCATGCGCGATCTGCTCGTCGATCGTGACGATGTGGCCATCCTCGACATGGAGGCCGGCATCGAGCACCTCGGTCGCGGCACCGCCGAGGCGGTCGACGTGCTCATCGTGGTGATCGAGCCCGGCGGACGCTCGGTCCAGACGGCGCGCCAGGTCCGCGCGCTCGCGGCCGACATCGGCATCCGCGACGTCGTGGCGGTCGCGAACAAGGTCCGCGACGCCGACGATGCCGTGTTCGTGCGCGACGCGCTCGGCGACATCCCCCTGCTCGGCACGATGCCGCTGTGTGAGGGCGTCAGAGTCGCCGATCGCGAGGGGCGTCCTTCGTATCACGCCGACCCGGCCCTCGACGAAGCGCTGAGCGACATCGCGGGCGCGCTCGCGGCGCGGGTCGACTGGTAG
- a CDS encoding dihydropteroate synthase codes for MLVIGEKVNIMSKTIGPAMRERDEGPVRAMALTQVEGGADVLDINLGPATRGGPEMMEWVVKVVQETVPETRLCLDTMNPQAMEAGLRVCKLQPIINSTSAERARLETYLPMAKTYEAEIIGLAMTEHGVSRDANERIEAAMTILAAMIEFGVPADRLYLDPLLLPVSVAQQQAPEAAEAIAMFGQLDEPPLKTTVGLSNIYNGCPEHVKSPLAAALLAIMIPAGLTSAIMDPNDELQMMVARADPAELELTESLEKSMSVLRNETLYCDSYLD; via the coding sequence ATGCTCGTCATCGGTGAGAAGGTCAACATCATGAGCAAGACCATCGGCCCTGCGATGCGTGAGCGCGACGAAGGGCCCGTGCGTGCCATGGCGCTCACCCAGGTGGAGGGCGGCGCCGACGTGCTCGACATCAACCTCGGCCCCGCCACCAGGGGCGGCCCCGAGATGATGGAGTGGGTCGTGAAGGTGGTGCAGGAAACGGTCCCCGAAACCCGTCTGTGTCTCGACACGATGAACCCCCAGGCGATGGAGGCGGGCCTGAGGGTCTGCAAGCTCCAGCCGATCATCAATTCGACGTCGGCCGAGCGTGCCCGTCTCGAGACGTACTTGCCGATGGCGAAGACCTACGAGGCCGAGATCATCGGTCTGGCGATGACGGAGCACGGCGTCTCCCGCGACGCCAACGAGCGCATCGAGGCGGCCATGACGATCCTTGCCGCGATGATCGAGTTCGGCGTGCCGGCGGACCGCCTCTACCTCGACCCGCTCCTGCTCCCCGTGAGCGTGGCCCAGCAGCAGGCGCCCGAGGCGGCCGAGGCGATCGCCATGTTCGGTCAACTCGACGAGCCGCCGCTGAAAACGACGGTCGGCCTCTCGAACATCTACAATGGCTGTCCGGAGCACGTGAAGTCGCCGCTGGCCGCGGCCCTGCTCGCGATCATGATCCCCGCGGGCCTGACCTCGGCGATCATGGACCCCAACGACGAGCTCCAGATGATGGTCGCCCGCGCCGATCCGGCCGAACTCGAGCTGACCGAGTCGCTCGAGAAGTCGATGTCGGTGCTGCGGAACGAGACACTGTACTGCGACTCGTACCTGGACTAG
- a CDS encoding NAD(P)H-dependent oxidoreductase subunit E: MGECTCATGRDEGFDPALLDAVLAEHASTADALIPLLQATQRAYGYLPEDAMRRIAVALGRPLSAVLGVATFYAQFHLTPRGRRIVRVCHGTACHVKGALEVTEALVDELGVAVGRTADDRSVTLESVACVGCCGLGPIVLVDDEPHGGLDAKSTRKLAKSIKRGRD, encoded by the coding sequence ATGGGTGAGTGCACCTGCGCGACGGGGCGCGACGAGGGTTTCGACCCCGCGCTGCTCGATGCTGTGCTGGCGGAGCACGCCTCGACGGCCGACGCTCTCATCCCCCTGCTGCAGGCGACCCAGCGTGCGTACGGCTACCTGCCCGAGGACGCCATGCGGCGCATCGCCGTCGCGCTCGGCCGGCCGCTGTCGGCCGTCCTCGGAGTCGCGACGTTCTACGCGCAGTTCCACCTCACGCCGCGCGGCCGGCGGATCGTGCGGGTGTGCCACGGCACCGCGTGTCACGTGAAGGGCGCGCTCGAGGTCACCGAGGCGCTCGTCGACGAGCTAGGTGTCGCCGTCGGCCGGACCGCCGACGACAGGAGCGTGACGCTCGAGTCCGTGGCGTGCGTGGGTTGCTGCGGCCTCGGCCCGATCGTCCTCGTCGACGACGAGCCGCACGGCGGTCTCGACGCCAAGAGCACGCGCAAGCTCGCCAAGAGCATCAAGCGGGGGAGGGACTGA